The proteins below are encoded in one region of Rhodopirellula halodulae:
- a CDS encoding ThuA domain-containing protein, with product MTFHRNQSRLLAATFLLALTAFAPTLAPMSASADEPAKSEPNGSLKVLLITSGCCHDYDFQAKALQMAATKAGVEAQWTVVNDGGKGTEAEIDFYNDEAWAKPFDVVIHNECFAGTTNPEYIQRITKAHHAGTPAVVIHCAMHTYRDAKIDDWREFLGVTSRRHDHQSRYPIKVVAEDHPVMREYPAAHVSAMDELYIIEKVWPNTTVLATSKSERDGKDYPVIWTNQYGHARVYGTTYGHSNETFQDEVFLANVVRGMLWAAGRLE from the coding sequence ATGACGTTTCATCGCAACCAGTCGCGGCTCCTCGCCGCGACTTTTTTGTTGGCACTGACCGCGTTTGCCCCCACGTTAGCGCCGATGTCTGCGTCGGCGGATGAGCCTGCCAAGTCAGAGCCCAACGGATCGCTCAAGGTACTGCTGATCACCAGCGGTTGTTGCCACGATTACGACTTCCAGGCCAAGGCTCTTCAAATGGCCGCCACGAAGGCCGGCGTGGAAGCCCAATGGACGGTGGTCAACGATGGTGGCAAGGGAACCGAGGCGGAGATCGATTTTTACAACGATGAAGCATGGGCCAAACCTTTCGATGTCGTGATCCACAACGAGTGCTTCGCCGGAACCACCAACCCGGAATACATTCAGCGAATCACCAAGGCTCACCACGCGGGCACGCCTGCCGTCGTGATTCACTGTGCCATGCACACCTACCGCGATGCCAAGATTGACGATTGGCGTGAGTTCTTGGGGGTCACCAGCCGACGCCACGACCACCAAAGCCGCTACCCAATCAAGGTGGTCGCGGAAGACCATCCCGTGATGCGGGAATATCCCGCCGCTCATGTCTCCGCGATGGACGAGCTGTACATCATCGAAAAGGTTTGGCCCAACACGACGGTTTTGGCGACGTCCAAGAGCGAACGCGATGGCAAGGATTACCCGGTGATCTGGACGAACCAGTACGGACACGCTCGCGTCTACGGAACCACCTACGGCCACTCCAACGAAACGTTCCAAGACGAAGTCTTTCTGGCAAACGTCGTTCGCGGCATGCTCTGGGCGGCGGGTCGTTTGGAGTAG
- a CDS encoding DUF4912 domain-containing protein, with the protein MISTVDLPSQTRRELAEIAKNYGITGWHSMRKDDLISEIKKVQQRLRRKAASDAKKSRAGTGSAKPKSTRKSGETRVSASSKKTRETSSSKSTSKSPARKASTASKSKAIVRNRPDAPLTDLTEPKVSAKTERIRAEMRRRRELVQKHKDLSTGTLVAGAAVTDGAQRHRADSPHKDRIVLVVRDAYWLQASWEITQTSVQRAQSAMAEKWHTATPTLRLLAVGDVTSNAAETVARDITVHGGVSNWYVDVQDPPSRYRVAIGYLAGDGEFHCLCRSNVVETPVPGDCQRLDEHWQDIAEDYERIYALSGGYESRSNDLREVFEERLQRKMPHRNDSGSTTGDPSLLRQTKLRLDVEAELIVFGKADPTASVMVGGHPVKLQNDGAFTVRMEFPDKRQVLPVTAETRDGLRQRTTVIAVERNTKVMDTVELQENN; encoded by the coding sequence TTGATTAGTACTGTTGATCTACCGTCGCAAACCCGTCGCGAATTGGCTGAAATCGCTAAGAACTACGGCATCACAGGCTGGCACTCGATGCGGAAGGATGACTTGATCAGTGAGATCAAGAAAGTCCAGCAACGTTTGCGCCGAAAAGCAGCCAGCGACGCGAAAAAGAGTCGTGCCGGCACCGGATCGGCAAAACCGAAATCCACTCGCAAGTCCGGCGAGACGCGGGTCTCGGCCAGTTCGAAAAAAACTCGCGAAACCAGCTCCAGCAAATCGACTTCGAAGTCGCCCGCTCGCAAAGCGTCCACGGCGTCCAAATCCAAAGCCATTGTTCGCAATCGTCCGGACGCTCCCCTGACAGATCTGACCGAACCCAAGGTTTCCGCAAAGACCGAACGCATTCGCGCTGAAATGCGTCGCCGCCGCGAATTGGTTCAAAAGCACAAGGACCTGTCCACCGGCACACTGGTCGCCGGTGCCGCCGTGACCGACGGTGCTCAGCGTCACCGTGCTGACAGCCCCCACAAAGACCGCATCGTTCTGGTCGTCCGCGACGCATACTGGCTGCAAGCCAGTTGGGAGATCACCCAAACCAGCGTGCAACGTGCCCAATCAGCGATGGCCGAAAAGTGGCACACGGCAACCCCAACCCTGCGATTGCTCGCGGTCGGCGATGTGACCAGCAACGCCGCGGAAACCGTCGCTCGTGACATCACGGTTCACGGTGGTGTCAGCAATTGGTACGTCGACGTGCAAGACCCGCCGTCACGTTACCGAGTCGCGATCGGATACTTGGCCGGCGACGGTGAATTCCACTGCCTTTGCCGTAGCAACGTGGTCGAAACTCCGGTTCCCGGCGATTGCCAACGACTGGACGAGCATTGGCAGGACATCGCGGAAGACTACGAACGCATCTACGCTCTCAGCGGTGGTTACGAGTCTCGCAGCAACGATCTTCGTGAAGTGTTCGAAGAACGATTGCAACGCAAAATGCCGCATCGCAATGATTCCGGCTCCACCACCGGCGACCCTTCGCTGCTTCGTCAAACCAAACTGCGTTTGGACGTCGAAGCGGAATTGATCGTCTTTGGCAAAGCCGACCCGACCGCTTCGGTCATGGTCGGCGGCCATCCGGTCAAACTCCAAAACGATGGTGCCTTCACCGTCCGAATGGAATTCCCTGACAAACGTCAAGTGTTGCCGGTCACCGCCGAAACTCGCGACGGTTTGCGTCAACGCACGACGGTCATCGCGGTTGAACGAAACACCAAAGTCATGGACACCGTCGAACTTCAAGAGAACAACTGA
- a CDS encoding AtpZ/AtpI family protein, which yields MIDPQKRSANGASTQPMLRLATAGFELASFPLILGAAGYYLLDPWMGNETPYIAIAGVLLGFSLGFYRLIVMANQLQK from the coding sequence GTGATCGATCCTCAAAAACGCTCCGCAAACGGTGCCTCAACCCAGCCGATGCTTCGATTGGCCACGGCCGGTTTCGAACTCGCTTCTTTTCCGCTCATCCTGGGGGCGGCCGGGTACTATTTGCTGGATCCGTGGATGGGCAACGAAACGCCGTATATCGCGATTGCTGGGGTGTTGCTCGGGTTCAGCTTGGGGTTTTACCGCCTGATCGTGATGGCGAATCAGTTGCAAAAGTGA
- the atpB gene encoding F0F1 ATP synthase subunit A — protein sequence MLPFLAAAGHDPTDHAIPHALHESPLLKIPVGGEGTSVPALGIREGYYEFFITNHLMMSAVVGLLLIITGVLCSRKISIFHGEGLGRYQTRGRLSQLFETICAFIRDEVAYPNLHGLTDKYIHYIWTVFFFILFANILGVIPFGYMLQLITGNQAFSHWGGSATGNLSLTSMLALTSLVAIIFIGIRETSAKDFFNHFNPIGWDGGIMMLPIALMLYVLEWLSLLVKCFVLAMRLFGTMMAGHLVLAAFVGLIFAARAAGDGMAYTVSVPVVLVATSLTLLELFVCCLQAFIFTFLTVLFIASMATHEHDEHLDDDPNAMTDANQMDPDKIFDPGRISPAVGASHPAGV from the coding sequence ATGTTGCCATTTCTAGCCGCAGCCGGTCACGACCCGACCGACCACGCGATCCCGCACGCGTTGCATGAATCGCCGCTACTGAAGATTCCAGTGGGCGGCGAGGGAACGAGTGTTCCCGCCTTGGGAATTCGTGAAGGCTACTACGAGTTCTTCATCACCAACCACCTGATGATGTCCGCGGTGGTGGGGTTGTTGTTGATCATCACCGGTGTGTTGTGCTCTCGCAAAATCAGCATTTTCCACGGGGAAGGCTTGGGGCGTTATCAAACTCGCGGCCGCTTGTCGCAATTGTTTGAAACGATCTGCGCGTTCATTCGGGACGAGGTCGCTTATCCGAACCTGCACGGGCTGACCGACAAATACATTCACTACATTTGGACGGTGTTTTTCTTCATCCTGTTTGCCAACATTTTGGGTGTCATCCCGTTTGGCTACATGTTGCAGTTGATCACCGGGAACCAAGCGTTTTCCCATTGGGGCGGCAGTGCGACGGGGAACCTGTCGCTGACCAGCATGCTGGCGTTGACCTCATTGGTGGCGATCATCTTCATCGGGATCCGCGAAACCAGTGCGAAGGACTTCTTCAACCACTTCAACCCGATTGGTTGGGATGGCGGCATCATGATGTTGCCCATCGCGTTGATGCTGTACGTGCTGGAATGGCTCAGTCTGTTGGTCAAATGCTTCGTGCTTGCCATGCGTTTGTTTGGCACCATGATGGCTGGTCACTTGGTGCTGGCGGCGTTTGTCGGCCTGATCTTCGCGGCTCGTGCCGCGGGCGATGGGATGGCCTACACGGTCAGCGTTCCCGTTGTGCTCGTGGCCACTTCACTGACGTTGTTGGAGTTGTTCGTGTGCTGTTTGCAAGCGTTCATCTTCACGTTCTTGACCGTGCTGTTCATCGCATCGATGGCAACGCACGAGCATGACGAGCATTTGGATGATGATCCGAATGCGATGACCGACGCCAATCAGATGGACCCTGACAAGATTTTTGATCCCGGCCGCATCAGTCCAGCCGTGGGTGCCAGTCACCCAGCGGGCGTTTGA
- the atpE gene encoding ATP synthase F0 subunit C, with amino-acid sequence MLELAMMLAQELASYDFGRMGLGIGIGLIIIGAALGIGRIGGSAVDAMSRQPEAGGRIQTAMIIAAALIEGATVIALVFILLCRG; translated from the coding sequence ATGTTAGAACTGGCAATGATGTTGGCCCAAGAACTCGCTTCCTACGACTTCGGCCGCATGGGTCTGGGGATCGGCATCGGATTGATCATCATCGGTGCTGCTTTGGGCATCGGTCGCATCGGTGGCAGCGCTGTCGACGCGATGTCGCGTCAGCCTGAAGCTGGTGGACGTATCCAAACGGCGATGATCATCGCGGCTGCACTGATCGAAGGTGCAACCGTCATCGCATTGGTGTTCATTCTGTTGTGCCGCGGCTAG
- the atpF gene encoding F0F1 ATP synthase subunit B: MKRLLAISSLTLLATLVLMVSSPVHVMAADEDVTVVDATADSADSEDLAEGDDHDHEGDDHGHGEAAADDHGHGDEDHAATPLLSFDVGSAIWNMIIFLCVLAILSKFVWPAVLGGLQAREEKIREDLESAEKASAEAKQMLSDYQSKLDEAAGQVQTMLAEARRDAEANGQKIIDAAKEEAAGQRERALSDIENAKKVAMAEMAGQTSKLAMQVARSVVGRELSADDHADLIRQSMERLPSQN, from the coding sequence ATGAAACGCTTGCTTGCAATTAGCTCGCTCACTCTGCTTGCCACTTTGGTGCTCATGGTGTCTTCACCGGTGCACGTCATGGCTGCGGATGAGGATGTGACCGTGGTGGACGCGACAGCGGACTCGGCGGACAGCGAAGATCTCGCGGAAGGCGACGACCACGATCACGAAGGTGATGATCATGGGCACGGCGAAGCCGCCGCGGACGATCACGGCCATGGTGATGAAGACCATGCGGCCACACCGCTGTTGTCGTTCGACGTCGGTTCGGCCATCTGGAATATGATCATCTTCCTCTGCGTCTTGGCGATCCTGTCCAAATTTGTTTGGCCAGCCGTCTTGGGCGGTTTGCAGGCACGCGAAGAGAAAATTCGCGAAGATTTGGAATCGGCTGAAAAAGCCAGTGCCGAAGCCAAGCAAATGCTGAGCGATTATCAATCGAAATTGGATGAGGCCGCCGGCCAAGTTCAAACGATGTTGGCAGAAGCTCGCCGCGACGCGGAAGCAAACGGCCAAAAGATCATCGACGCCGCCAAGGAAGAAGCCGCGGGCCAACGCGAGCGAGCCTTGTCGGACATCGAAAACGCCAAGAAAGTTGCGATGGCAGAAATGGCCGGACAAACGTCCAAATTGGCCATGCAGGTCGCTCGCAGCGTGGTGGGTCGCGAATTGTCGGCCGATGATCACGCTGATTTGATCCGTCAATCGATGGAGCGGCTGCCAAGCCAAAACTAA
- the atpH gene encoding ATP synthase F1 subunit delta, with protein MVKLPSLKFLRRSNDETPNVSDTASHSTVLDVGAEKLGKTYARALLAATQADGSTEAVVQDLNAVCDEALQHNPKLQMAFESPQISADEKCRVVDRLFGGNSHPALIKLMKVMAGRGRLGYLAAVRDAAVDLADEAAGRVVAEVRTAVPMSDQLRGEVTEQLSQRLGKSVRLRESVDADLIGGMIIRVGDTVFDSSVASRLDKLGKSAAAGFARQLMEQSDRFSSSA; from the coding sequence GTGGTCAAACTTCCTTCCTTGAAATTCCTTCGACGCTCAAACGACGAGACCCCGAACGTGTCCGATACCGCCTCGCATTCCACCGTCCTGGACGTTGGCGCCGAAAAGCTCGGCAAGACCTACGCTCGGGCGTTGCTCGCTGCGACCCAAGCGGATGGATCCACCGAAGCGGTTGTTCAAGACCTCAACGCAGTTTGTGATGAAGCTTTGCAGCACAATCCCAAACTGCAGATGGCCTTTGAGTCGCCACAAATCAGTGCGGACGAAAAGTGCCGAGTGGTCGACCGTTTGTTCGGCGGAAACTCCCATCCGGCTCTCATCAAATTGATGAAGGTGATGGCGGGTCGAGGTCGTCTGGGATACTTGGCCGCCGTTCGTGACGCGGCGGTGGATTTGGCGGACGAAGCTGCCGGACGAGTCGTCGCGGAAGTTCGCACGGCGGTTCCAATGTCGGATCAGCTCCGCGGGGAAGTGACGGAACAACTGTCACAACGTTTGGGCAAATCGGTCCGTCTTCGCGAATCCGTTGACGCGGATTTGATCGGCGGAATGATCATTCGAGTCGGCGACACGGTCTTCGATTCGTCGGTGGCCAGCCGACTGGACAAACTTGGCAAATCCGCCGCAGCTGGCTTCGCCCGCCAGTTGATGGAACAGTCGGATCGCTTCAGTTCCTCCGCGTGA
- the atpA gene encoding F0F1 ATP synthase subunit alpha: protein MKFNSDEIASVLQAEIEQFDNKIDVREVGTVLEVGDGIARVYGLSGVMAGEMVEFPNGSIGLAFNLEENSVGVIILGDYLTIEEGDEVKALGTLLSVPAGDAVIGRVLDPLGNPLDGKGPVQTDVTRPVEIIATGVAERKPVTEPLQTGIKAIDSMTPIGRGQRELIIGDRKTGKTAIAIDAILNQKGQGVKCFYIAIGQKDSAVASVVDVLERHGAMEYTTVISAGASSPAPLQYVAPYAGTAMAEHFMFNGGHALVVYDDLSKQATAYRQMSLLMRRPPGREAYPGDVFYCHSRLLERSSKLSDELGGGSITSLPIIETLEGEVSAYIPTNVISITDGQIYVQPDLFFSGVRPAMNPGISVSRVGGAAQTKAMKKVSGGLRLQLAAFRALEAFAQLGTDLDPATQAELDRGYRMVELLKQPQYQPLSVAEQVISIYAGTNGYLDDVAVKEVQTFEKEMLQYINDKHSSLISDLTSKPELSDEIVERIVAAVKEFKTVYKPATPAA, encoded by the coding sequence GTGAAATTCAATAGCGACGAGATCGCCTCTGTCTTGCAGGCCGAGATCGAACAGTTCGATAACAAAATTGACGTCCGCGAAGTCGGAACGGTCTTGGAAGTTGGTGACGGGATCGCTCGTGTGTACGGCCTTTCCGGTGTCATGGCCGGTGAAATGGTCGAGTTCCCCAACGGCTCGATCGGTCTGGCGTTTAACCTCGAAGAAAACAGCGTCGGGGTCATCATTCTGGGTGACTACCTGACGATTGAAGAGGGCGACGAAGTCAAAGCTCTCGGCACCCTGTTGTCGGTTCCCGCCGGCGACGCTGTCATCGGTCGTGTTCTGGACCCACTGGGCAACCCACTCGACGGAAAAGGTCCCGTGCAAACGGATGTGACCCGCCCCGTGGAAATCATCGCGACGGGTGTTGCGGAACGCAAACCTGTGACCGAACCGTTGCAAACCGGTATCAAAGCAATCGACTCGATGACGCCGATCGGGCGTGGTCAGCGTGAGTTGATCATTGGTGACCGCAAAACGGGAAAGACCGCCATCGCCATCGACGCGATCCTGAACCAAAAGGGTCAGGGCGTGAAATGCTTCTACATCGCGATCGGTCAGAAAGACTCCGCGGTTGCATCGGTCGTCGACGTGCTCGAGCGTCACGGTGCCATGGAATACACCACCGTGATCTCGGCGGGTGCGAGTTCCCCTGCACCTTTGCAGTACGTGGCACCTTACGCCGGTACAGCGATGGCCGAACACTTCATGTTCAACGGCGGACACGCTCTGGTCGTTTACGATGACTTGTCTAAGCAAGCCACCGCGTATCGTCAGATGTCGTTGTTGATGCGTCGTCCACCTGGACGCGAAGCTTACCCCGGTGACGTGTTCTACTGTCACAGCCGTTTGCTCGAACGTTCGTCGAAGTTGTCCGACGAACTCGGCGGTGGTTCGATCACCAGCCTGCCAATTATCGAAACGTTGGAAGGCGAAGTTTCGGCTTACATTCCAACCAACGTGATTTCGATCACCGACGGCCAGATCTACGTTCAGCCGGACTTGTTCTTCTCCGGCGTTCGCCCCGCCATGAACCCCGGGATCAGTGTTTCTCGCGTGGGTGGTGCGGCTCAAACCAAGGCGATGAAGAAGGTTTCCGGCGGTTTGCGTTTGCAATTGGCGGCGTTCCGTGCTTTGGAAGCATTCGCTCAACTCGGTACCGACCTGGACCCTGCGACCCAAGCGGAATTGGATCGTGGTTACCGCATGGTCGAGTTGCTGAAACAGCCTCAGTATCAACCGCTTTCGGTTGCCGAGCAGGTGATCAGCATCTACGCCGGTACCAATGGCTATCTCGATGACGTGGCCGTCAAAGAAGTGCAGACATTCGAAAAGGAAATGCTGCAATACATCAATGACAAGCATTCCTCGTTGATCAGCGACCTGACCTCGAAACCGGAATTGTCGGACGAAATCGTCGAACGCATCGTGGCGGCCGTGAAGGAATTCAAGACCGTCTACAAGCCCGCCACTCCCGCAGCCTGA